The stretch of DNA GCGAAATCCGTTTGTACTTGCCTCTTGTTGTATTACTATTTCTCTTCTCTGAAAACCCGATcgttaaagaatgtcgatcacccTTGGCTATTATCTATCGTTGAAAATACAGCGATTTTATTCGCATGGCAActtcaaaatattaacaatctacgaatgaagtctgacatgttattgacgatatctgatataaaatatattggttacttgcttgaattcgtcgatggaaatggattctttgtgtgACTGGCGTGCGAAATGTTTTCTAGTTTTAGCCACTACCAAAAACAATGTAGTGCGCCACAAATTTTGTAGAGCGCGAAATAATTCTCAGCTAtcccatcctcggggacccagggcgacgCGGAGACCGGAAGCAAACGTACTCGAGCGAAGACGATAGAAAGAGGGTAAAAAGATGCAAAAGGTAACttagcctccctcgcaggcgtCGCTCGCAGGGAGCGACGacctgcctaaaaacgcctgcaaggGAGGCTATGGGTAACTGCTCTATAAGCGATATTTCCGAAAACTAAAAAAGCCTAAAAAACGCCTTTTGCCAATTTTTGACATTGACATTAACTATAAAAACAGTCTCGAAATTTATTTCATACAATATCaagaaggaaaagaaaaactatacgctaaacataacaaacaatattgggaaaattttattgaaaggcTTAAATGGTTCTATATAATTCAAGGGTTTTACCTGACTGTACAAAATGATTCCAAGTCGAGAAATCATGAGCATTTAAAATGACCATGAGCCTCGTAACAGACTAGAagtacaggcccgtacccagggggttcGAAttctcccccttcccccacccccatctAATGAAAGTCCATTTCCGGTCTCAATAGACAGAAatagaaaaattaggtccacttttgtCCCTACGAAGCTTTCGACCTTTCAAACGACGCGCTCGACCAACAGCGGCGCGTTTTTTCCATTAGAGATCgagttactcatttaccagATGGAGGCGGCGGTTACACAGCCCGTCGTTTGAAAGGTCGCAAACTCGTAGGAACAGAGTTAGCTGTAAGAGCGAAACCAAGACAAGACTTCATTTCggagtcaaattatcctatagcccgtggtcTATACTTACGAACTGAAAtgcgacaaaaaaaatcagcctagattttaatcacaATAGTGATTAAGAGTACTTTAGGCTGACAATTTACTGAAATtttaagtaaataaaaaatctCAGCTAAAAATCTTATAAAGggactttatttttttctagtcccttattgttttctatttcGTTATTTGTAAGCATAAAGTATATTAGTGCTATCTTTTAGAGACAAATAGATATCGTTTATAAATAGGGACCTAGTATAGAGCAGTGTGGTACGTACGTGTGGTACTAGTTATAGCAGTATAGATGAAAGGAGCGTTAgccagtattttttttttttaaagcgtGCATCGTTAGCTCTTATGAAATCTAAAACTGTCTAAACTTTATGATATCAAGCGTTGATTTAGGTACAGCATCTCATATTGACACACAAGCAGCACCGCAAAAACTGCTATTGATCCTCATTTCACGATTTGATTCTTACGTCCAAAAGAGTCGTAGAAATACTAAAATATGCTTTTCTTACTCAGGAAAATGTGGCGAGCATTTGTTTATTGTGCAATGCTACTGGTGTCAGCGGTTGCATCTTTGGGGCAAGAGCATTGTGAATGGAAACAAACTGGTCTATTCAAGCTGAGGCACAGAGGTGATTATTGTCAAAACCGTATTCCCTGATATTCTTGAATATCTAGTTCGCTTATCACTTCGGGTGGCTACTAGAAAACCTAAAACAGCAGAGAGGAAACCTTATCAagctttgttattgttttttttttttgttacagttTTGCAAGAAAACGATTCACGATTGAATTATCTGAGCCGTTGAAAAAAACGGCATGATTGCGTCTCTAACACAACATTAGGTCTTTTGGATTTCAGGGGCAATTTAGTAATTGCGTGCTCCCAAAATTATACTATTAAAGGGcgcttgtcagccacacctgcAATATTGGAAGACATTtgcttgtcagccacacctgcAATATTggaagacattttttttaagaaatctCTAAATGAGCATGTTGAATTAAggttttatttgtcatttacCAAATCGCAAAGGCACTTTGCCAATATAACCAAttgaaaatggatgcttccTCGTGGTTTCATGCTATGTAAGAAAATGACCGCTGATGTCCTATCATAATCACTTTTCTGGTGGACTTTATACTCGAGGGCTTGTCATCGGAAGGGGATATAATTTGGCGCTCTGTGTTAGAAAAGGATCTGAGAACGATATTTATGGGGGGAGCCAACTCGTTAGTGTGCAAGTTATGTTTTTCTCCGATATCccgaatatttttttccgtaCAATTTAAGTCTGCTCACCCAACATCAaatttctaatggtccgtctCTTATATTGTAGATCGTGTCCTTGTTGATCACGTGATTGCATCGCACAACGTCACCAATCCCACCCATTGTTCCATGAACTGTTTATCCAATGAGCGATGTGCCTCCTTTAATTCCAAGAAACAAGACCAGCAATCATACATGTGCGAATTAAACAGCAAATCCGCCGCGGAAGCACCCGGTTCCCTGGTGAATATGACTGACGGGAACTACTACGACGCAAGTGTGAGTAAGGCGCCGGAGCGCCGTacgcggggggggggggggggggggggcggtgCAGGGGGTCTACAGAAGTCTATAGAAGCAGGTCTTCGAACAAAGGGCaaaagtaaagcaaataacaaaagaaatgaATGGTTCGACCGGAAGTGTGAGTTGAAAAAAGATGAATTGAAATCACTCGGCCGGCAAATCAGTTACAAACCAAACAATGTTCAACTAAGAAATAcattacattaaaaaaaacgcaaTTTCAGAAAAAGATGTAGAGTGAAAAAGAAATCCTACTTTAATGACAAGCTTTTAAACATCGATTTTAAGGATTCGAAGGCCGTCTGGAAGGCTCTGCGAAAGCTGTTCATCTtctcaaaaaagcaaaaccGCGAAATCGACCCTTCCAAGATACAGGATTTCTTAGCACTTAAAAATCTCCACGGACCGCTGGCCTCATCAGAATGTACCGAGCCTAACACTAGAAACTCAAATGAGGAGAAAGGACCGTTAGATTTTTCAATTTCCAAAGCGGAAATAGAATCGGCAGTAAAGcaaattcaaaataacaaatctCCAGGAAGCGACAATCTTCTGAATGAAGTTTTAAAACTAAACAAGGATATCTTGTTAAATCCACTATGTGTTCTATTCAATAAAATCTTACAGTCTAGCAAATTTCCACTATCCTGGAGCCATGGGCTTTTGGTGCCAGTTTACAAAAAAGATGATCCGGCAAATGTTGAAAATTTTCGCGCGATTACATTACTATCCTCACTGAGTAAAGTTTTTACATCAATTCTTAACACCCGTTTATACAACTATTTGATAGATAATGAAATATTAAAACCGGAACAATGTGGTTTCAGAAAAGGTCACAGCACCATCAATAGCATTTATACCCTGGAATCGATAGTAGTTAAATATGTTAAAAGCAAAccaaaaaaagctaaaaattTATTATTCCCCTATTATTATTCTCTTATTATTCTGTATTATCTCAACATGACTCAAAATAATTATTGTGTTGTGTAGTGGTCATATATAGTTATAATTTATTGGGATTCCCAGTCAATGTACTTTTTTGTATAAGACCCCAATAAAaactgcctgcctgcctgcctgcctgcctgcctgcctgcctgcctgcctgcctgcctgcctgcctgcctgcctgcctgcctgcctgcctgcctgcctgcctgcctgcctgcctgcctgcctgcctgcctgcctgcctgcctgcctgcctgcctgcctgcctgcctgcctgcctgcctgcctgcctgcctgcctgcctgcctgcctgcctgcctgcctgcctgcctgcctgcctgcctgcctgcctgcctgcctgcctgcctgcctttGCAGGCATTGCGCAGTAGTAGAGAATGATCGCAAGAAATTACTGTATATCACCTTTGTGCGCTCACACCTGGGTTACGCACGCAAAATATGGGCCCCTCAGTCTTACATTTCCAACTTACGACCTTCCCTTATGACCTTACCGTTGACAAATGTCTCACAGTTGATCGCACTTTGCGCTGCGTCTGCTAGTAAGAGCCGGTTGAAAGACATGTTTTGTTCTTAAAAGAACTCTGGTGATAGATGGTAAAGGGTTAGACGAGGATGGGGCCACCCCGAAGAGAAAAGgggacaaataaaacaaatgacAGGAAGTTAACTTTAACATCTTATCTTCCTGGCCACCCATCGAACCTCAGCTACTGCGGATACTCAAATTGTTTCAtgtgttttctttgtttcttttttctctgttttttttttttattattattattcatatCAAATAAATCAAGGGCTGTTGTTTTTCTAAATgctctaaaagagcctgggcgAGGTCGTGGGAGACctacctgtgatattctaaaacgttaaaatcgtagtaaacacgaatttcTGCAATTTTACGTGGGgattctcgacttacaaagctctagagcgataaaaagCGAGAAGGTGCTTGAAGCGGGCTCCCAAATATGTTATGCAattcctaataaggaaatgaccgagacgttagaaaaacaacagtttttttaaacaagatTACTGTctgatattgattttttttattattagatTGGATGTTGTAGCAACCCTTGTGTGGGTAACGCGACTTGTGAGTCCGGAGACGGACCGGATGAGTACAGATGCATCTGTAAGGATGGCTACATGGGTAATGGAACCACGTGCATCGCTGAAGGTGAGGTCAGAGCATGCTTGGATCACGTGAAAGTCACGTGAAAGTCACATGAATAGTTGGGTTGGTCACGTGCATTCTTGCAGGCATTTTCACTCGAAAATCACATGGAATGGGTGTGTTGATATCATGTGACTTTCTAAAGGTGATGCAATAGTATACCACATGGTCACTAGAGAACCACGTGCTCGGGGTAGCGATCACCAatattttagggggggggggaaagaaCAAAAGCATGTATTGGTCACCCTAGGGTTAAAGCATGCTATGGGCACATACTTAAGATGAACAACTCATGTCAGGACCTCGTGGACAATAGGGGACTTTTGCTAACGATCACGTGATCTTTTGGGTAgcaaattcaaaccaaaataaacactttGACTGCGCCCGTCTCGCCAAAGAAcaatgaaaaaacaaaatgtttaatgaaaatgaaccctttctgaaaaaggaaaactttCTGGCTAAgtgctgttgttattttgccgctgaAATCCAGAGCGCGCGCGAGTCCGGCCCTTAAAAATTCACGTGATCTCTCGCAAGTCCCCCAGTTGttcttttgaaataattttctttatatctGCAACACTAGTATTCGCGACTGATTGCCAAGACCTCCATACCAGGTTCCCCTACCTACCAAGCGGCGTGTACAAAATTGACCCAAATGACGGTAGTCATGACGACGCATATTTAGCATACTGCGATATGACGTCAGAGGGCGGTGGCTGGACCATGTGTTACACAAGCGACGACAAGGCGGACCCAAGAAGGGAAGTGACGTACGATCCTGCACACCCGTACGGCATGGATGGATATCGGACCAATTGTAACCCGTTGGAGGTGAGTAACACGAGGTTATCACGTGCCAAACAGTAGACGGAAGTGACAAATCCTGCACACCCGTACGGCACGGATGGATATCGGACCAACTGTAACCCGTTGGAGGTGAGTAACACGAGGTGGATCACATGCCAAATATCAGACGTCAgaggaaaaaataaactatttcaatgaaaataagccccTTCAGACAAAAAGTGATTCGTAAGTgccgaattttttttttttttttttggcgctTAAGGCCGGACGTGCTGGAGTTGTAGTTATAATTGGTGTTGATAGCTTGAAATTTCAGTATGTCTAACGACGTGAAAGAATTCTCACTGGCATGACCGGCCTTGACACTCCGTGTCTCCTTTCGTTACAGTTTAACGAAATCGTTTTCACCAACGGCGCTGACCATGCGTGGTTTAAACGACAAGGTGACCTGGCCTTGAAGGTCAAATCCAGCTACACAAACGATACAGATTACGCGGATGCCaatggattatgggaaggcaATGGGGTAGCTTCGACTTCATACTTATATCAACTGCTGCTTTGCGATGACACATTTCTGAAGGGGTTCTTTGTCAGTggtttcattgaaaatacttATAAAAGATGCAATAATTGGTCTGGTGATAGATCATCCAATTACTATCGGTTAGCAGCTGCTAAAACCTCTTTTGCCGGGGTCGCTTTCAATGAAAATGGTCATATTGCCCTTCCGAATAAACTCATGAGTGTAGGGCTTAGAAagaaataaagagaaaatggtccaagGAACGTCGATTAAgcatattttgtttgaaaaggGTAGTTCTTGATCGACCGGTTTTTTTTCATCGGCGCTCTTGAATATTGATCAGAATTTATCACATTGTTACTAATGTACGCGCGCCCTGATTGGCTAATACGTCGTCATGAGTAGTAGCTAAGCTACTACTTGCTTCAAATCTTAGAACTCTGactcttttattttcaagTTTCTGCCTGCTAAGTTGAAGCAGCAATGtaaccagtttacttccggtcgattacataATAATGTCCGATCTCCTAATCGCGAAAAAatttgtaaaagcagtgtgttcctttgaggatgtgactgattaTTTAGAGCGGACGGTATATTCAATAGtgtggattctaatagattagGAAAGGGTTATTATTAACGGGGGAGGGCTGCTATGTTTGAGGGGAGGGTTGCCATTTTTTAACTCAGATTTTGGGGAGGGcctcaaattttaatacatAATCAAGGGGAGGGCCTTTTTTTTgaacaggtattctgatcaattttCGAGCCTCTTAAGAGTCTGGAAATTAGATATTTTCTGGGAAATACCCCAGACCCCCAACAAAACAGATAAATGAATGTGATGTACCTTCTGTTTGCACTTTCATGACTTGCGATTGGCTGCGCTGAAGATTATTGTCCCCTAGAGTGTGGCTTCcaattctttttatcttttgcagTTTTGGTTTTGTCAATTTCCAGCACTGAATTTACAAATTCCATTCATGTCAAagttcccccacccccactaACTTTACAGATTAGTGGTATAAAAAGATATGTAAATAAGATTTCAGTTTGGGAGGAGCTAATGATGCTGTTTTCTATTTAGGTTTTAAAAGTAATAAGCATTTCAAATGAttaaaatggcaaaaaaaaatcacagggTAGCATACCCACAGACCCCATACACAATAGTATTTACAGCCCTCAACATATGTGCTCAAAATCAACACTTCTCCTGGCTTGGACAGTGCCGCCGCCCCTTCATGGGCACACCTAAGTCAGTCCCCACTTACCCTCACACACACAATACTTTGGCCAAATCGTCTTTCATTGTTTGTTCAGCACGTCGTCGTGAAGATTGCTCTTTTGCGGTTATAGATATTGCTAGTGCGCCTGGAAGAACGTGCCGTACGTAGAGCATCCCAGAGACTAGACAACACGAGTATCATTTGAATAAAGTAGCCAGTACactttttatatctttttgtTATGGGGGAGGGTCACCATTTTCTCGCTTCAGATTTGGGGAAGgtcgaaattttttttagccAGAATAATTAGCAGCCCTCCCCCTACCCTGATAATCaatgacccttcccttatTTGTTCTAATGACGGTCGAGGTTTACTCGGGAAGTAAACTGTGCAACCTCTATGTTGGACTAGCTCGAAGAAATCAAGTTTTGTAGTAAACACACGTTTTGTACACCCTTTATATAGCGAATACAGCGAATACCTTTTTTCCTCAATAGAATTCCAACTTAAGGTCGCACGAGGCGAGGTGCCGGGCccactaggccacccccctggctacgcccctgaaacTGCTAAGTTGGGACAGATATTACTTACATTAACATTAAAAATAGATATTTTAGCGACATTTAGCGGAAAATCCAGTTTTGCATGTATTAAGGTAATCATACGGTTTCGAGTTCAATTTGGAAATTACTTGCACGAGAAAAACTCACGGGTGGAAATGATTTTCAAATTGAATGAGAAATTGTATGATTACCTTTTTATATTATACATGGGAAAATTTTATTGAAGCAGACACATTTGTTGCCAATATGGCTTTTTCGTCAGACTAAATGTCTATTTCTGATTGGTTTTTACATTGTATATCGATAAATTTCAATCGATTGAATGATCTTTAACAAATTACAGTCGGAAAGAACACAGTCGTTGGCCACAGCGTGCTGCAGCACTTAACTTTTTCCTGCACTGAATTGCCTGAAAACTACACTACTCTCAGCCAATCGAATCGAATAATTTTGCCATGTATAtcataattttgaataaatcCATTTCAGAACGATTCTTTGCAGCGGAGTTATTTCCCACTGCAGAAATGAACATGtcctttttctttattttgaagAAAATTATTGGGGcacttttaaaaacatttgcaCAGTCGGGTAGAAGAGCTTTGAAACAATTGTGATGGCATGTCACTGATTGTTATGTGAAAATTTCTTAATAAAGTAGTCTGCACTGTATTATCACTTGTCTCCTTTTTTACCCAATTCTTCGTTTACTCATTTGTAGACACAATTTTTGACTTGGCTACCTTGAAACCAAATGGCAAAAGAACACAAAAATCTTTCCAACCCTCGATGACCTCACGAACAGTCAAACAGATTAACTAAGAATTTTAGATTAGAAAAATATCAATCTTTCCTATTTCTAATTTTTTAGACATCCTAGCCCTGTATTTGAAAATGTATACATAAGAAATAAATGGAAACAAACCAAACGACGATATTCACTAGTGTCTTTTATAACGACAAGCCAAACCCAAAGAACAATGAACTAACAACAGTATATGGTCAGCTTGAAAGGAAGGGTAAATATTTAAGTTTGTTCAATGAACTACACTTAAATAGCCACCTGCAAGTTAGCGCTTCTCCGtgcttctgattggctgtttgTATGACGTTAATTAACAACACGGAACACCTTGATTCACCAAGGGATTTCAAGCATGTCGAagagagaaaaataaaaataaatatataaaatatggTATGTGAAAGTCACCATATGAATTCCAAGGATTGAAACCAATTggaaaataaacaattttattGGCTGAGCAGAAACCAGTAGAGGTGAGTTTTAGGAGTAACTTTGGTCGTGTCTCATGATCTTCCTAGGGGATTTTTTTGCACGATCCCGGAAGGTAGAGATGTGCCAAAATTAGTGATGCTTTAAATTAGATACTTTTACCCGTATAACGGAAGAATGAGCAAACTAGGTCCGTTTACTTTACAACGGTCAAACAACTTCTTGATTCTCACCTAATTCAACATCCAATTAATCAAGACGAAATAACAAGCATTTTCAAGGGTCAGTTTTTGATAAAAACTCATAAATTATTGTGCAAGACTCTATTTTTGGCAAAAAGAATCGACGGCCTAAGTCGATGGATAAGGAAATGTACAGTAGGAGGGTAGCTGATTGCTTTACAAATGGACTAACTGAGTAATCCTTTTGTGTCTGCTGGATATTGGAGAAGTACTAAGGCGGACAAGTTGCTGATTTTCTCCGACGATGCGCGTTCTCGCGCGGTCGGGTCGGGAGTTGGTAACTTTATGGATTCTGATGGTGGTCTATCTTTGTTCGACATCCCAAGGGGTGAGAGAAAAATACGTAAGTACCAGATTGAATTTGCCTAGTAACAAATTGACTGTATCGAATACCAGACAGTTTTAGGGGAGATAATGATAATCTCCAACACACTTCTCTCTTTTCGTATGGTGTATGTTGTTTGTtcttttgctgttgttgttcttttttCACACTCAATATTCGTAAATGAACTATGGCCCATCTTATCACCTTTAAACGTGTCTAGAAGACCATCCACCTATCGATGTATCTTCTTTTTGCTAGTTGTAAATTCTCATTTTTATAAAGGCTTTAAACATAGGCTATGTCGAGGGAAATCCTGAGGAGAACACTGATAGCATACAAAGTTCTTTTATATAAAACCGAATGACTAGAGTTGAGATGTAAGGAAATATGGTAATAAGcaatatttcatttttctgAATTGTGGGCatgcgcgtacccaggattggctgagggggggagggtgcgcagtcataggcatcatatggaaaaagcat from Nematostella vectensis chromosome 8, jaNemVect1.1, whole genome shotgun sequence encodes:
- the LOC5519358 gene encoding uncharacterized protein LOC5519358; the encoded protein is MWRAFVYCAMLLVSAVASLGQEHCEWKQTGLFKLRHRDRVLVDHVIASHNVTNPTHCSMNCLSNERCASFNSKKQDQQSYMCELNSKSAAEAPGSLVNMTDGNYYDASIGCCSNPCVGNATCESGDGPDEYRCICKDGYMGNGTTCIAEVFATDCQDLHTRFPYLPSGVYKIDPNDGSHDDAYLAYCDMTSEGGGWTMCYTSDDKADPRREVTYDPAHPYGMDGYRTNCNPLEFNEIVFTNGADHAWFKRQGDLALKVKSSYTNDTDYADANGLWEGNGVASTSYLYQLLLCDDTFLKGFFVSGFIENTYKRCNNWSGDRSSNYYRLAAAKTSFAGVAFNENGHIALPNKLMSVGLRKK